A genomic window from Chitinophaga pollutisoli includes:
- the dnaB gene encoding replicative DNA helicase — MLEKGAFDTVIEILKPECFYVDAHQKLFSAMQRLAGKSMPVDILTVVEELKSGGDLEAVGGPFFVSRLTNMVVSSANIEAHARIVLQKFIQRELIRISGEIISEAYEDTADVFDLLDAAESKLFEVTNNHLRKNYDSIDRILVNTIKRIEDLRNKGDEITGVPSGFPSLDQITYGWQPSDLIILAARPAVGKTAFALNLARNAALHPKFARGAAVFSLEMSSGQIVQRILSAESEIRLEKITRGKLEEHEMRKLMTHGIERLAKAPIFIDDTPGLNIFELRAKCRRLVHNHGVGIIIIDYLQLMSGPNDGRNTNREQEISKISRDLKGLAKELHVPVLALSQLSRDVEKRKDGNKMPQLSDLRESGAIEQDADMVMFIYRPEYYDITTNEMGESNKGETHVRIAKHRNGQLDTVKLRAILEFQRFEDDGFVDGPPAPVGGGPGFPGKPGGPGGFDEAKVFIQKGSKMNDMDFDDDAFGDAPF, encoded by the coding sequence ATGCTGGAAAAAGGAGCTTTCGATACCGTAATTGAGATCCTGAAACCCGAGTGTTTTTACGTGGACGCCCACCAGAAACTCTTTTCCGCCATGCAGCGGCTCGCCGGTAAATCCATGCCGGTAGATATTCTCACCGTAGTAGAGGAGCTTAAATCCGGCGGCGATCTCGAAGCTGTTGGCGGCCCCTTTTTTGTTTCGCGGCTCACCAACATGGTGGTTTCTTCCGCCAACATCGAAGCCCACGCCCGTATCGTTCTCCAGAAATTCATCCAGCGCGAGCTGATCCGCATCTCCGGAGAAATCATTTCTGAAGCCTACGAAGACACGGCCGACGTGTTCGACCTCCTCGACGCCGCCGAATCCAAACTCTTCGAGGTTACCAACAACCACCTCCGCAAAAACTACGATTCCATCGACAGGATCCTCGTTAATACCATCAAACGTATCGAGGATCTGCGTAATAAAGGGGACGAAATCACCGGGGTGCCCTCCGGCTTCCCGTCCCTCGACCAGATCACGTACGGCTGGCAACCTTCCGACCTGATCATCCTGGCTGCCCGTCCTGCCGTGGGTAAAACGGCCTTCGCGCTCAACCTCGCGCGTAACGCTGCCCTCCACCCGAAATTCGCCAGGGGCGCAGCGGTGTTCAGCCTTGAGATGTCGAGCGGGCAGATCGTTCAGCGTATCCTTTCAGCCGAGTCCGAAATCCGGCTGGAGAAGATCACCCGTGGTAAGCTGGAAGAGCACGAAATGCGCAAACTGATGACCCACGGTATCGAGCGGCTCGCAAAAGCGCCGATCTTCATCGACGATACTCCCGGTCTCAACATCTTCGAGCTTCGCGCCAAATGCCGCCGCCTGGTGCACAACCACGGCGTGGGCATCATCATCATCGACTACCTCCAGCTGATGTCTGGCCCGAACGACGGCCGCAATACCAACCGTGAACAGGAGATTTCCAAGATCTCCCGCGACCTGAAGGGGCTTGCAAAAGAACTGCATGTGCCGGTACTGGCGCTCTCCCAGCTCTCCCGAGACGTGGAAAAACGGAAAGACGGTAATAAAATGCCCCAGCTGTCCGACCTTCGTGAATCCGGTGCGATCGAGCAGGATGCAGACATGGTAATGTTCATTTACCGTCCGGAATACTACGATATCACCACCAATGAAATGGGCGAATCCAACAAAGGGGAAACGCACGTACGTATCGCGAAACACCGTAACGGTCAGCTCGATACCGTAAAACTCCGCGCGATCCTGGAGTTCCAGCGTTTTGAAGACGACGGTTTCGTGGACGGCCCGCCCGCACCTGTGGGCGGCGGACCGGGCTTCCCCGGAAAACCAGGCGGCCCCGGCGGTTTCGACGAAGCGAAAGTGTTCATCCAGAAGGGATCGAAGATGAACGACATGGATTTTGACGACGACGCATTCGGTGATGCTCCGTTCTAA
- the pheT gene encoding phenylalanine--tRNA ligase subunit beta codes for MTISYNWLCDYLPVKPAPEELSVILTAIGLEVESLERFESVKGSLEGLVIGEVLTVEKHPNADKLRLTTVNTGNGEPLAIVCGAPNVAAGQKVVVAPVGTTIYPATGEPLTMKKAKIRGEDSFGMICAEDEIGLGSGHDGILVLDASLTPGTPARDVFQPYQDWVYEIGLTPNHMDAMSHMGVARDVCAYLNNRENTQVYQVKKPGIHAATHADKPLPIAVEVKNTESCPRYCGQSITGVKVGPSPAWMQHRLLAIGVRPINNIVDITNYVLHETGQPLHAFDASRIRGGKIVVENLPAGTPFISLDGKERKLDAGDLMICDGEDNGLCIAGVFGGLESGVKDDTTNIFLESAYFDATSIRKTSVRHGLRTDAAVRFEKGLDISLAPFALERAVALISELAHGAPASAVTDVYPSPKQPWQIDVTYDYIRTLSGHQYPEAQIKNILCSLGFTIHEESGNRLRVSAPLHKPDITIPADIVEEVMRIDGLDNIPIPALVSMTPSVQAQPDKERVKERIADYLAGNGFSEIFTNSITNSQYYKHLDTDTLVTMLNSLSADLDVLRPSMLETGLERIAFNLNRRNEDLLFFEFGKTYRQEAVGQYDEKAHLSLYLTGRKLPENWMHKEKPVDFYDLKGYIGNILHMLGLQAPQMTVATAHGLQPAFEISSAGKVIAVAGSVAPAQLKAFDIKQPVWYADFNWDIILQLLPTKDAFYEEIPRFPAVRRDLALVLDKGVPFSAVETTAKSVKTNLLQQINLFDVFESDKLGAGKKSYAVSFTFQDKQKTLTDQETDAIVNKLVKAFETQLQAEIRK; via the coding sequence ATGACAATTTCGTACAACTGGTTATGTGATTATTTGCCGGTAAAACCCGCACCGGAGGAACTTTCCGTTATTTTAACCGCCATCGGCCTGGAAGTAGAAAGCCTGGAACGTTTTGAAAGCGTAAAGGGCAGTCTCGAAGGACTGGTGATCGGGGAAGTGCTGACCGTTGAAAAGCACCCCAATGCTGACAAGCTCCGCCTTACGACCGTGAACACCGGCAACGGCGAGCCCCTCGCCATCGTGTGCGGCGCTCCCAATGTGGCCGCCGGCCAGAAAGTGGTTGTAGCACCCGTGGGCACCACCATCTATCCCGCCACTGGCGAGCCCCTCACCATGAAAAAAGCCAAAATCCGCGGAGAAGACAGTTTCGGCATGATCTGCGCGGAAGATGAAATAGGCCTCGGCTCCGGCCACGACGGCATCCTCGTGCTCGACGCCTCCCTCACTCCCGGCACACCGGCCAGGGACGTGTTCCAGCCGTACCAGGATTGGGTATACGAAATCGGCCTCACCCCCAACCACATGGACGCCATGAGCCATATGGGCGTGGCCCGCGACGTGTGCGCCTACCTGAACAACCGCGAAAACACGCAGGTGTACCAGGTGAAAAAGCCCGGCATCCACGCAGCCACGCATGCCGACAAACCGCTTCCCATCGCCGTGGAAGTAAAAAACACCGAATCCTGCCCCCGTTACTGCGGACAGAGCATCACCGGCGTAAAAGTGGGGCCCTCGCCCGCCTGGATGCAGCACCGACTGCTGGCCATCGGCGTAAGGCCCATCAATAATATCGTGGACATCACCAACTACGTGCTCCACGAAACCGGGCAGCCGCTGCACGCGTTCGACGCTTCCCGCATCAGGGGCGGCAAGATCGTCGTGGAAAACCTCCCGGCCGGCACACCTTTCATCTCGCTCGACGGTAAAGAACGCAAGCTCGACGCCGGCGACCTCATGATCTGCGACGGGGAAGACAACGGCCTTTGCATCGCCGGGGTATTCGGCGGGCTGGAGTCGGGCGTAAAAGACGACACCACCAACATCTTCCTGGAAAGCGCTTACTTCGACGCCACCAGCATCCGTAAAACTTCGGTACGCCATGGTCTTCGTACCGACGCGGCCGTTCGTTTCGAAAAAGGGCTCGACATCTCCCTGGCTCCCTTCGCCCTGGAAAGAGCCGTGGCGCTCATCAGCGAGCTGGCGCACGGAGCGCCCGCATCCGCGGTTACCGACGTGTACCCTTCTCCGAAGCAGCCCTGGCAGATTGATGTGACATATGACTATATCCGCACGCTCAGCGGCCATCAATACCCTGAAGCGCAGATCAAGAACATTCTCTGCAGCCTCGGCTTCACGATCCATGAAGAAAGCGGCAACCGCCTGCGCGTGTCGGCCCCACTGCACAAACCTGATATCACCATCCCGGCAGATATTGTGGAAGAAGTAATGCGGATCGACGGCCTCGACAATATTCCCATCCCGGCCCTCGTGAGCATGACCCCTTCCGTTCAGGCGCAGCCCGACAAGGAGCGCGTGAAGGAAAGGATCGCCGATTACCTGGCGGGGAACGGATTTTCGGAGATTTTCACCAATTCCATCACCAACAGCCAATATTACAAGCACCTCGATACGGACACGCTGGTGACCATGCTCAACAGCCTCAGCGCCGACCTCGACGTGCTGCGCCCTTCCATGCTGGAAACCGGCCTGGAGCGCATCGCCTTTAACCTGAACCGCCGGAACGAAGACCTCCTGTTTTTCGAATTCGGCAAAACATACCGCCAGGAAGCCGTAGGCCAATACGACGAAAAAGCCCACCTCAGCCTGTACCTCACCGGCCGGAAGCTCCCCGAGAACTGGATGCACAAGGAAAAACCGGTGGATTTCTACGATCTGAAAGGCTACATCGGCAATATCCTGCATATGCTCGGCCTCCAGGCCCCGCAGATGACGGTTGCCACCGCTCACGGCCTCCAGCCCGCGTTCGAGATCAGCTCCGCCGGCAAAGTGATCGCCGTGGCCGGCAGCGTGGCGCCCGCACAGCTGAAAGCTTTCGACATCAAACAACCCGTTTGGTATGCCGACTTCAACTGGGATATAATCCTGCAATTGTTGCCGACCAAAGACGCCTTCTACGAAGAGATCCCCCGATTCCCCGCCGTGCGCCGCGACCTGGCGCTGGTACTCGATAAAGGCGTGCCTTTCTCCGCCGTGGAAACCACTGCGAAATCGGTGAAAACGAACCTGTTGCAACAAATCAACCTGTTCGACGTTTTTGAAAGTGACAAACTCGGCGCCGGCAAAAAATCCTACGCCGTGAGCTTCACCTTCCAGGACAAGCAGAAAACCCTGACCGACCAGGAAACGGACGCCATCGTGAACAAACTCGTAAAAGCCTTCGAAACCCAGTTACAGGCGGAAATCCGCAAATAA
- a CDS encoding RES family NAD+ phosphorylase, which produces MWLYTLSRSPGSRKLLQSTGISARWNQGEVPCRYLAAHPGMLVAESGVLADPPGLPDHYYVVPLEVPDDSIRYFEDHELPELWTQFPIPVATQDFGSAHLKVADKLVLAYPSLAVNLEWIYVLNLAHPLLKAVKFGRSYPLRRPGGRFSDPIMN; this is translated from the coding sequence ATGTGGTTGTACACATTGAGCCGGTCCCCCGGCTCCAGGAAACTTTTGCAATCAACCGGCATCTCCGCCCGGTGGAACCAGGGAGAAGTTCCCTGCCGCTACCTGGCCGCCCACCCGGGCATGCTCGTCGCGGAATCCGGCGTTCTGGCCGATCCTCCGGGCCTGCCGGATCATTATTACGTGGTGCCACTGGAAGTGCCCGACGACAGCATCCGCTATTTCGAAGATCACGAGCTCCCGGAACTATGGACCCAGTTTCCCATCCCGGTTGCTACACAAGACTTCGGTTCGGCGCACCTTAAAGTGGCGGATAAACTGGTGCTGGCGTACCCCAGCCTCGCGGTGAACCTGGAATGGATCTACGTGCTGAATCTCGCACATCCATTGCTGAAAGCCGTAAAATTCGGGAGAAGTTACCCGCTGCGCAGGCCGGGCGGCCGCTTCAGCGATCCGATTATGAATTGA
- a CDS encoding MbcA/ParS/Xre antitoxin family protein, with protein MDNTPEKRRRGRPRKTERPEGAAHEVELQLMTYEDVLELRSVLFTKKIDLGKHGITKEQLTRLKEVFELDYDTLSAMLAVTNRALHLKKGRDLLNRGISERLIAIADVFSLGYHIFREREAFHAWLRAPRRSLGGLVPLQLMESLAGVESVKLELLRLDNFMI; from the coding sequence ATGGACAATACACCAGAAAAGCGTCGGCGCGGCAGGCCGCGGAAAACGGAAAGGCCGGAAGGCGCGGCGCATGAAGTGGAATTGCAGCTGATGACGTATGAGGACGTGCTGGAGTTGCGGTCAGTGCTTTTTACGAAGAAGATCGACCTGGGAAAGCATGGGATTACGAAAGAGCAGCTGACGCGGCTGAAAGAGGTTTTTGAGCTCGACTACGATACGTTAAGCGCTATGTTGGCGGTAACCAACCGGGCGCTGCACCTGAAAAAAGGGCGGGATTTGCTGAACCGGGGTATCAGTGAGCGGTTGATCGCGATTGCGGACGTATTTAGCCTGGGTTATCATATTTTCCGTGAACGGGAAGCGTTCCACGCCTGGCTGCGCGCACCCCGGCGAAGCCTGGGCGGCCTCGTGCCGCTGCAATTGATGGAATCGCTGGCCGGCGTGGAATCCGTAAAGCTGGAGTTGCTTCGGCTGGACAATTTCATGATATAA